In Shinella sp. XGS7, a single genomic region encodes these proteins:
- a CDS encoding DUF2946 domain-containing protein, translated as MQSWRGLRKRLVWLVSCTMLLAALVPTLSHLLLPRDAGIWTEICTLSGAKFVRLDLGSSSSSPDEGGSSPDGASPMERCPVCALHQGSTALPPAPLLGWLPDSRLAHALPQLFLSAPRPLFAWAPAQARAPPLQS; from the coding sequence ATGCAATCCTGGCGAGGTCTTCGCAAGCGTCTGGTCTGGCTCGTGTCCTGCACGATGCTGCTGGCTGCGCTCGTGCCGACGCTTTCGCACCTGCTGCTGCCGCGCGATGCCGGCATCTGGACCGAGATCTGCACGCTCAGCGGCGCCAAGTTCGTGCGCCTGGACCTGGGCAGCAGCAGCAGTAGCCCCGATGAGGGCGGCAGCTCGCCTGATGGCGCTTCGCCCATGGAACGCTGCCCGGTCTGCGCCCTGCACCAGGGCAGCACCGCCCTGCCGCCGGCCCCGCTGCTGGGCTGGCTGCCGGACAGCCGGCTGGCCCATGCCCTGCCCCAACTCTTCCTGAGCGCGCCGCGGCCGCTCTTCGCCTGGGCGCCCGCCCAGGCCCGCGCTCCGCCACTGCAGTCCTGA
- the ispB gene encoding octaprenyl diphosphate synthase has translation MSTATASPTAEAQALLDAEMREVDAVIARRLNSDVALINQIGGYIVQAGGKRVRPKLVLLFANALGHSKSDRFEMAAVVEFIHTATLLHDDVVDESSLRRGKPTANALFGNAAAVLVGDFLYSRAFQMMVSVKRLRVLDVLADATNVIAEGEVLQLMNMHDPDIAVEQYLRVIRYKTAKLFEASARLGAVLADSPPEVEEACAGYGRALGTAFQLIDDALDYSGDTQALGKNVGDDLREGKPTLPLLVAMERGNPQERALIRHAIEHGEVQGLSEIIEIVRHTGALDATREAARAEAERARSCLDALPPSIWREALLESCAQSVERSF, from the coding sequence GTGTCGACCGCAACTGCATCCCCCACTGCCGAGGCCCAAGCCCTGCTGGACGCCGAGATGCGCGAGGTCGATGCCGTCATCGCGCGACGCCTGAACTCGGATGTGGCCCTGATCAACCAGATCGGCGGCTATATCGTGCAGGCCGGCGGCAAGCGCGTCCGCCCCAAGCTGGTCCTGCTGTTTGCCAATGCCCTGGGCCACAGCAAGAGCGACCGCTTCGAGATGGCTGCCGTGGTGGAGTTCATCCACACCGCCACCCTGCTGCACGACGATGTGGTGGATGAGTCCTCGCTGCGCCGCGGCAAGCCCACGGCCAACGCCCTCTTCGGCAACGCCGCCGCCGTGCTGGTGGGCGACTTCCTCTACTCGCGCGCCTTCCAGATGATGGTCTCGGTCAAGCGCCTGCGCGTGCTGGATGTGCTGGCCGACGCCACCAATGTGATCGCCGAGGGCGAGGTGCTGCAGCTGATGAACATGCACGACCCCGATATCGCGGTCGAGCAGTACTTGCGCGTGATCCGCTACAAGACCGCCAAGCTCTTTGAAGCGAGCGCGCGCCTGGGCGCCGTGTTGGCCGACAGCCCACCCGAGGTCGAAGAAGCCTGCGCCGGCTACGGCCGCGCCCTGGGCACCGCCTTCCAACTGATCGATGACGCCCTGGACTACAGCGGCGACACCCAAGCCCTGGGCAAGAACGTCGGCGACGATCTGCGCGAGGGCAAGCCCACCCTGCCCCTGCTGGTGGCCATGGAGCGCGGCAACCCGCAGGAGCGCGCCCTGATCCGCCACGCCATCGAACACGGCGAGGTGCAAGGCCTCAGCGAGATCATCGAGATCGTGCGCCATACCGGGGCCCTGGACGCCACCCGGGAGGCCGCGCGCGCCGAGGCCGAGCGGGCTCGCAGCTGCCTTGATGCACTTCCCCCTTCCATTTGGCGAGAAGCTCTGCTAGAATCTTGTGCTCAGTCGGTTGAACGCTCTTTCTAG
- the rplU gene encoding 50S ribosomal protein L21, which yields MYAVIKTGGKQYKVAAGEKIKVEQIAADVGQEIVIDQVLAVGNGAELKVGTPLVAGASVKATVVAHGKHDKVRIFKLRRRKHYKKSQGHRQIYTELEISAVNG from the coding sequence ATGTACGCGGTCATAAAAACCGGCGGCAAGCAATACAAGGTTGCTGCTGGCGAAAAGATCAAGGTAGAACAGATTGCTGCGGATGTTGGCCAAGAGATCGTGATCGACCAAGTTCTCGCCGTGGGTAACGGCGCTGAGCTGAAGGTTGGCACTCCCTTGGTTGCTGGCGCAAGCGTTAAGGCCACGGTTGTGGCTCATGGCAAGCACGACAAGGTGCGCATCTTCAAGCTGCGTCGTCGCAAGCACTACAAGAAGAGCCAAGGCCACCGCCAGATCTACACCGAGCTGGAAATCAGCGCGGTCAACGGTTAA
- the rpmA gene encoding 50S ribosomal protein L27 has translation MAQKKGGGSTRNGRDSKPKMLGVKVYGGQAISAGSIIVRQRGTKFHAGTNVGMGKDHTLFALVDGTVSFTTKGELNRSTVVVTPV, from the coding sequence ATGGCACAGAAAAAGGGCGGCGGTTCCACACGGAACGGCCGCGACTCGAAGCCCAAGATGCTGGGCGTCAAGGTGTACGGCGGCCAAGCCATCTCGGCCGGCTCGATCATCGTGCGTCAGCGCGGCACCAAGTTCCACGCTGGCACCAATGTCGGCATGGGCAAGGACCACACCCTGTTCGCGCTGGTGGACGGCACCGTGTCCTTCACCACCAAGGGTGAACTGAACCGCTCGACGGTTGTCGTCACCCCGGTCTGA
- the proB gene encoding glutamate 5-kinase, which yields MSAELLSQSVLKDARRIVVKVGSSLVTNEGRGVDAEAIGNWCRQLAALAAQGRELVMVSSGAIAEGMKRLGWASRPKEVHELQAAAAVGQMGLAQMYESKLREQGMGSAQVLLTHADLADRERYLNARSTLLTLLQHRVLPVINENDTVVNDEIKFGDNDTLGALVANLVDADALVILTDQKGLYSADPRKDPNARFIDVAVAGTPELEQMAGGAGSSLGRGGMITKILAAKRAAGSGASTVIAWGREPDVLLRLAAGESIGTALVASTQKQAARKQWMVDHLQLRGAVIVDAGAALKLREDGKSLLPIGVTEVQGEFHRGDVIAVRDASGRELARGLTNYGSAEARLIARKASNQFELVLGYAAEPELIHRDNLVLV from the coding sequence ATGAGCGCGGAGCTGCTGAGCCAGAGCGTCCTGAAGGACGCGCGGCGCATCGTGGTCAAGGTGGGTTCCAGCCTAGTCACCAACGAAGGCCGTGGCGTGGATGCCGAGGCCATTGGCAACTGGTGCCGGCAGCTGGCGGCCCTGGCTGCCCAGGGGCGCGAGCTGGTGATGGTGTCCAGCGGTGCAATTGCCGAGGGCATGAAGCGCCTGGGCTGGGCCAGTCGGCCCAAGGAAGTGCATGAGCTGCAGGCGGCCGCGGCCGTAGGGCAGATGGGTCTGGCCCAGATGTACGAAAGCAAGCTGCGTGAGCAGGGCATGGGCAGCGCCCAGGTGCTGCTCACCCATGCCGACCTGGCCGACCGCGAGCGCTATCTCAACGCCCGCTCCACCCTGCTGACCCTGCTGCAGCACCGCGTGCTGCCCGTGATCAACGAGAACGACACGGTGGTCAATGACGAGATCAAGTTCGGCGACAACGACACCCTGGGGGCTCTGGTGGCTAACCTGGTGGACGCCGATGCCCTGGTCATCCTCACCGATCAGAAGGGCCTGTACTCGGCCGACCCGCGCAAGGACCCGAACGCCCGCTTCATCGACGTGGCCGTGGCCGGCACGCCGGAGCTGGAGCAGATGGCGGGTGGCGCGGGCTCCTCGCTGGGGCGTGGCGGCATGATCACCAAGATCCTGGCGGCCAAGCGCGCCGCGGGCAGCGGTGCCAGCACCGTGATTGCCTGGGGGCGCGAGCCCGATGTGCTGCTGCGCCTGGCGGCTGGTGAGTCCATCGGCACGGCCCTGGTGGCCAGCACCCAGAAGCAGGCGGCGCGCAAGCAGTGGATGGTGGACCATCTGCAGCTGCGCGGCGCGGTGATCGTGGATGCCGGCGCAGCCCTCAAGCTGCGCGAGGACGGCAAGAGCCTGCTGCCCATCGGCGTGACCGAGGTGCAAGGCGAGTTCCACCGCGGCGATGTGATCGCGGTGCGCGACGCCAGCGGGCGCGAGCTCGCGCGCGGCCTCACCAACTACGGCAGCGCCGAGGCGCGCCTGATCGCGCGCAAGGCTTCCAACCAGTTCGAGCTGGTGCTGGGCTACGCCGCCGAACCCGAGCTGATCCACCGGGACAACTTGGTGCTCGTGTAA
- a CDS encoding RNA pyrophosphohydrolase yields the protein MLDREGFRPNVGIILLNHRNEVFWGKRIRTHSWQFPQGGIKHGETPEQAMFRELHEEVGLHADQVRIIARTRDWLRYEVPEHFIRRDARGHYRGQKQIWFLLQLTARDCDMNLRATDHPEFDAWRWNEYWVPLEAVIEFKRGVYQMALTELARYLPRINHHNRYLRAGMRPQHREPRAPQGAAECAEAPQGAGPEAGEHKPG from the coding sequence ATGCTCGACCGTGAAGGCTTCCGGCCCAACGTCGGCATCATCCTGCTCAACCACAGGAACGAGGTCTTCTGGGGCAAACGCATCCGGACCCATTCCTGGCAGTTCCCGCAAGGGGGCATCAAGCATGGCGAAACGCCTGAGCAGGCGATGTTTCGTGAGCTCCACGAAGAAGTGGGGCTGCACGCAGACCAGGTGCGCATCATTGCGCGCACCCGTGACTGGTTGCGCTACGAGGTGCCCGAGCACTTCATACGCCGCGACGCCCGCGGTCACTACAGAGGTCAGAAGCAGATCTGGTTTCTCTTGCAGCTGACCGCGCGCGACTGCGATATGAACCTGCGCGCCACCGACCACCCGGAGTTCGACGCCTGGCGCTGGAACGAGTACTGGGTGCCGCTGGAGGCGGTGATCGAGTTCAAGCGCGGCGTCTACCAGATGGCGCTGACCGAACTGGCCCGCTACCTGCCGCGCATCAATCACCACAACCGCTATCTGCGCGCCGGCATGCGGCCACAGCATCGCGAGCCGCGGGCGCCACAGGGCGCTGCCGAATGCGCCGAGGCTCCACAGGGCGCGGGGCCGGAGGCGGGTGAGCACAAGCCGGGCTGA